From a single Longimicrobium sp. genomic region:
- a CDS encoding ABC transporter permease subunit, whose amino-acid sequence MILAVERALASVTARQILARRRALALAAFGLLPVGIAAILRRTGDAAMTNALELETMIILPVILPIVALVIGTGVFGAEIDDGTALYVLSKPVARWRIVLTRVLVAAAVTALLTVPAALLVVPVAGAAKKWSVGVAFAVAVAVGALLYSAVFVALSLVTRRALVAGLVYVVVWEGIIAAQAPGARYLSIIQFVLTLANRLAGLPANVIKASVTPTAAAVMSVLFAVGAVLFAIRRLRAFEVGEAG is encoded by the coding sequence ATGATCCTGGCCGTGGAGCGCGCGCTCGCATCCGTGACCGCGCGGCAGATCCTGGCGCGGCGCCGTGCGCTGGCGCTTGCCGCATTCGGGCTCCTGCCCGTGGGCATCGCCGCCATCCTCCGCCGCACCGGCGACGCCGCCATGACCAACGCCCTCGAGCTGGAGACGATGATCATCCTCCCGGTCATCCTGCCGATCGTGGCGCTGGTGATCGGCACCGGCGTCTTCGGCGCGGAGATCGACGACGGGACGGCACTGTACGTCCTCTCCAAGCCGGTGGCGCGCTGGCGCATCGTGCTGACGCGCGTGTTGGTCGCCGCCGCCGTGACCGCGCTGCTGACGGTGCCCGCGGCGCTGCTGGTGGTTCCCGTGGCCGGCGCCGCGAAAAAGTGGAGCGTGGGGGTGGCCTTCGCCGTGGCGGTGGCGGTGGGGGCGCTGCTGTACTCGGCCGTCTTCGTGGCGCTGAGCCTGGTGACGCGGCGGGCGCTGGTGGCGGGGCTGGTGTACGTCGTCGTCTGGGAGGGGATCATCGCGGCGCAGGCGCCCGGCGCGCGCTACCTCAGCATCATCCAGTTCGTCCTCACCCTCGCGAACCGGCTCGCCGGGCTCCCCGCGAACGTCATCAAGGCCAGCGTCACCCCCACCGCCGCCGCCGTGATGTCCGTGCTGTTCGCCGTGGGCGCGGTGCTCTTCGCCATCCGCCGTCTGCGCGCATTCGAGGTGGGCGAAGCGGGGTAA
- a CDS encoding ABC transporter ATP-binding protein: protein MSAAFTPAAATPALELRAASRWYGNVVAINDVSFSLAAGITGLLGPNGAGKSTLLHMMAGFLAPSAGSVLVEGRPAWRNPEAYRALGLVPEREAVQPFLTAREFVRFNAVMQGVADPAGATERALDEVDLRGAADRKIGTFSKGMRQRAKVAGALVHDPRILLLDEPFNGMDPGQRLHMMELLRAQADAGRTVLISSHILEELDRLADSVLVLVAGRLAASGHFREIRRLMTDRPHTFVLRSSDDRRLAAALFADPSVAGAELSDAGLTVRTEDRSAFAHALPKVARSMGVTLREVRPSDESLESVFSYLVQR from the coding sequence GTGAGCGCCGCGTTCACCCCCGCGGCCGCCACGCCCGCGCTGGAGCTGCGCGCCGCGTCGCGCTGGTACGGCAACGTGGTGGCCATCAACGACGTCTCCTTTTCGCTCGCGGCGGGGATCACGGGGTTGCTGGGGCCCAACGGCGCCGGCAAGTCCACCCTGCTGCACATGATGGCCGGCTTCCTGGCTCCATCCGCCGGGAGCGTGCTGGTGGAGGGGCGGCCCGCGTGGCGCAACCCGGAGGCGTACCGCGCCCTGGGGCTGGTGCCCGAGCGGGAAGCTGTGCAGCCTTTTCTAACCGCCCGCGAGTTCGTGCGCTTCAACGCGGTGATGCAGGGCGTCGCGGACCCCGCCGGCGCCACCGAGCGTGCCCTGGACGAGGTGGACCTGCGCGGGGCTGCGGACCGGAAGATCGGCACCTTTTCCAAGGGGATGCGGCAGCGCGCCAAGGTGGCCGGCGCGCTGGTGCACGACCCGCGCATCCTGCTGCTGGACGAGCCGTTCAACGGGATGGACCCCGGCCAGCGGCTGCACATGATGGAGCTCCTGCGCGCCCAGGCGGACGCGGGGCGCACGGTGCTGATCTCGTCGCACATCCTGGAGGAGCTGGACCGGCTGGCGGACAGCGTGCTCGTGCTGGTGGCGGGGCGGCTGGCGGCATCAGGGCACTTCCGCGAGATCCGGCGGCTGATGACGGACCGCCCGCACACCTTCGTCCTGCGCTCCAGCGACGACCGCCGCCTGGCCGCCGCCCTCTTCGCGGACCCCTCCGTCGCGGGCGCTGAGCTGTCGGACGCGGGGCTGACCGTGCGCACCGAGGACCGCAGCGCCTTTGCGCACGCGCTGCCCAAAGTCGCGCGCTCCATGGGCGTCACGCTGCGCGAGGTGCGCCCCTCCGACGAATCGCTCGAGAGCGTCTTCTCCTACCTGGTGCAACGATGA